A single genomic interval of Spinacia oleracea cultivar Varoflay chromosome 6, BTI_SOV_V1, whole genome shotgun sequence harbors:
- the LOC110800661 gene encoding ATP-dependent zinc metalloprotease FTSH 10, mitochondrial-like — MIFSKLGRSLSRASRSRNLINGCYKGRPAILDESVLRVPFVNSSVNRFDPNSGFLRSYLASIGAQNKDYLSDIKCMLANPSLCRFFSSEAPKKKNYENFYPKDKKEIPKTDEQKSESKEESNSNTEDQGNFQETFMKQFQSLLTPLLMIGLFLSTFSFGSRDQQQISFQEFKNKVLEPGLVDHIVISNKSVAKVYVRSTARDQINNDDLQGPGSGAPSRGQSGQYKYYFTIGSVENFEEKLEEAQETLGIDPHNYVPVTYTDEVVWYQELMRFAPTLLILGSLLYMGRRMQGGLGVGGTGGRGARGIFNIGKAQITKVDKNAKNKVYFKDVAGCDEAKQEIMEFVHFLKNPKKYEDLGAKIPKGALLVGPPGTGKTLLAKATAGESGVPFLSISGSDFMEMFVGVGPSRVRNLFQEARQCAPSIIFIDEIDAIGRARGRGGLSGSNDERESTLNQLLVEMDGFGTTTGVVVLAGTNRPDILDKALLRPGRFDRQISIDKPDIKGREQIFQIYLQKIKLDHEPSYYSERLAALTPGFAGADIANVVNEAALIAARHEGTVVTMDHFESAIDRVIGGLEKRNRVISKLERRTVAYHESGHAVAGWFLEHAEPLLKVTIVPRGTAALGFAQYVPNENLLMTKEQLFDMTCMTLGGRAAEQVLIGRISTGAQNDLEKVTKMTYAQVAIYGFSDKVGLLSFPQREDGFEMSKPYSNKTGAIIDEEVREWVSKAYKRTVELIEEHKESVAKIAELLLEKEVLHQEDLLKVLGERPFKSAELTNYDRFKLGFQKESDKTNEVTENQTSEDDGSSPLIPDVVPT, encoded by the exons atgatATTTTCTAAACTGGGTCGTTCTCTTTCTCGTGCTTCTCGATCAAgg AATCTCATCAATGGATGTTACAAAGGGAGGCCAGCGATTCTAGATGAGAGTGTATTAAGAGTTCCATTTGTTAATTCCTCTGTAAATCGATTTGATCCTAATTCAGGGTTTCTGAGGAGTTATTTGGCTTCAATTGGAGCTCAGAATAAAGACTATTTGTCTGATATTAAATGTATGCTTGCAAATCCTAGTCTTTGTAGGTTTTTCTCCAGCGAGGCTCCTAAGAAAAAGA ACTATGAGAACTTTTATCCTAAGGATAAGAAGGAAATTCCGAAAACGGATGAGCAGAAATCCGAGTCGAAAg AGGAATCAAACTCAAACACCGAGGATCAAGGAAATTTTCAAGAAACATTTATGAAGCAGTTTCAGAGTTTGTTGACTCCTCTCCTAATGATTGGGCTTTTCCTCTCAACGTTCTCTTTTGGTTCTCGTGATCAGCAGCAG ATTAGTTTCCAAGAATTTAAAAATAAGGTTCTGGAACCTGGTCTAGTTGATCATATTGTCATTTCAAATAAATCAGTTGCTAAAGTTTATGTGAGGAGTACAGCACGGGATCAGATTAACAATGATGATTTGCAAGGGCCTGGCAGTGGTGCACCTTCGAGAGGTCAATCAGGCCAGTACAAGTACTATTTCACCATTGGAAGTGTTGAAAACTTTGAAGAAAAGTTGGAGGAAGCCCAGGAGACCTTGGGGATTGATCCCCATAATTATGTTCCTGTAACATATACTGATGAAGTGGTCTGGTATCAGGAACTGATGAGATTTGCACCCACACTTTTGATTCTCGGATCACTTTTATACATGGGTAGGAGGATGCAAGGTGGGCTTGGTGTTGGCGGCACTGGTGGAAGAGGAGCTCGTGGAATTTTCAACATTGGAAAAGCTCAAATTACGAAGGTGGATAAGAATGCCAAGAATAAG GTGTACTTCAAGGATGTTGCTGGCTGTGATGAAGCAAAGCAAGAAATCATGGAGTTTGTGCACTTCCTTAAGAATCCAAAGAAGTATGAAGATTTGGGTGCAAAAATTCCCAAAGGTGCTCTGTTGGTTGGGCCGCCAGGGACAGGAAAGACGCTACTAGCTAAGGCAACTGCTGGGGAATCTGGTGTACCCTTTCTTTCTATATCTGGTTCAGATTTTATGGAGATGTTTGTTGGTGTTGGGCCATCTAGAGTAAGAAACTTATTCCAGGAAGCAAGACAATGTGCACCTAGTATTATTTTCATTGATGAGATTGATGCAATTGGACGGGCTAGAGGACGTGGAGGGCTTTCTGGTTCAAATGATGAGCGGGAAAGCACTCTTAACCAGCTGCTTGTTGAGATGGATGGTTTTGGAACTACCACTGGAGTAGTGGTACTTGCTGGCACAAATAGGCCAGATATATTGGATAAAGCTTTGTTAAGACCCGGTCGATTTGATCGCCAGATCTCCATTGACAAGCCTGATATTAAAGGCCGGGAACAAATATTTCAGATTTATTTGCAAAAGATCAAGCTGGATCATGAACCTTCATACTACTCAGAGAGACTTGCAGCACTCACACCTGGGTTTGCTGGAGCAGACATAGCAAATGTTGTTAATGAAGCTGCATTAATTGCTGCCAGGCATGAGGGGACAGTTGTTACAATGGATCATTTTGAATCTGCTATAGATAGAGTTATCGGTGGCCTGGAGAAGAGAAACAGG GTAATAAGTAAGTTGGAAAGACGCACTGTTGCTTACCATGAATCAGGTCATGCTGTTGCTGGGTGGTTTCTGGAACATGCAGAGCCGCTTTTGAAAGTTACAATAGTTCCCCGTGGAACAGCTGCTTTAGGATTTGCACAATATGTTCCAAATGAAAATCTTCTTATGACCAAAGAGCAGCTTTTTGACATGACTTGCATGACCCTTGGTGGCCGAGCAGCTGAACAG GTTCTGATAGGGAGAATCTCGACGGGAGCTCAGAATGACCTGGAAAAGGTGACGAAAATGACATATGCCCAAGTAGCAATCTATGGTTTCAGTGACAAAGTGGGCCTGCTGTCGTTCCCCCAAAGGGAGGATGGTTTTGAAATGTCAAAGCCGTACAGCAATAAGACTGGTGCAATCATAGACGAAGAGGTGAGAGAATGGGTTTCAAAGGCATACAAGCGGACGGTTGAATTGATAGAGGAACACAAGGAATCTGTTGCTAAAATTGCAGAACTATTGCTTGAAAAAGAAGTCCTCCATCAAGAAGACTTGCTTAAAGTTCTAGGTGAACGACCTTTCAAATCTGCGGAGCTCACAAACTATGATAGGTTCAAGCTAGGTTTCCAAAAAGAAAGTGATAAGACTAATGAGGTCACTGAGAACCAGACGTCAGAGGACGATGGTTCATCGCCTTTGATACCAGATGTGGTCCCCACATAG
- the LOC110800652 gene encoding suppressor of disruption of TFIIS, translating into MEYELDNRHQPAKYDCLLFDLDDTLYPLSSGIASHCSKNIQEYMIHQLGIEESKVPDMCYVLYKYYGTTMAGLRAIGYNFDYDHYHRLVHGKLPYDFLKPDPVLRNLLLSLPIRKMIFTNSDERHAAEVLRRLGLEDCFERIICFETLNPSEKGKVAVSGDEENAPDEIFDIMEYQPSSGVTLPPTPVVCKPFETAFEQSFKIAEIDPKRTLFFDDSVRNVSAGKNLGLHTVLVGKSERSAGADYALESIHNIKEAFPELLDAEERLENVGYAQKIAVEA; encoded by the exons ATGGAATACGAATTAGACAACAGACACCAGCCTGCCAAATATGACTGCCTTTTATTtg ATCTTGATGATACCCTTTATCCCCTAAGTTCTGGGATTGCTTCTCATTGTTCCAAAAATATTCAAG AGTACATGATTCATCAGCTAGGAATAGAGGAAAGTAAAGTTCCTGACATGTGCTATGTTCTTTACAAGTATTATGGAACCACAATGGCTGGTCTTAGG GCGATCGGGTATAACTTCGACTATGATCACTACCACAG GTTGGTTCATGGAAAGTTACCTTATGATTTTCTAAAACCTGATCCAGTTTTGAGGAACTTATTACTCAGCCTCCCTATTCGCAAAATG ATTTTCACAAATTCTGATGAACGTCATGCTGCGGAGGTTCTACGTAGGCTAGGTTTGGAGGATTGTTTCGAAAGGATAATCTGTTTTGAGACGCTTAATCCTAGTGAGAAGGGTAAAGTGGCAGTGAGTGGGGATGAAGAGAATGCTCCTGATGAAATTTTCGACATCATGGAATATCAACCTAGTTCTGGTGTGACTCTTCCACCAACACCAGTTGTCTGTAAACCCTTTGAAACAGCATTTGAACAATCCTTTAAGATAGCAGAAATTGACCCTAAAAGAACT TTGTTCTTTGATGACAGTGTTCGCAATGTCAGTGCTGGTAAAAATCTGGGTCTTCATACTGTTTTG GTCGGTAAGTCTGAAAGATCAGCAGGAGCAGATTATGCCTTAGAAAGTATTCATAATATCAAAGAGGCCTTTCCGGAGCTGTTGGATGCTGAAGAGAGATTGGAGAATGTCGGTTATGCTCAGAAGATTGCAGTGGAGGCTTAA